One window of Bos indicus isolate NIAB-ARS_2022 breed Sahiwal x Tharparkar chromosome 20, NIAB-ARS_B.indTharparkar_mat_pri_1.0, whole genome shotgun sequence genomic DNA carries:
- the GAPT gene encoding protein GAPT — translation MLKICGNTSVAVSIGIFLLLLLVICGIGCVWHWKHQNTMRFTLPKFLQRRRSRKKDYTKTFSLSPQFIGPRHKTSVQTQDRHSAGKDTNIHDNYENVKVCPPKAKGETDKKLYENTWQTNPEEHIYGNETPCDYYNFEKPSTSEAPQEEDIYILPDSY, via the coding sequence ATGCTGAAAATCTGTGGAAATACTTCAGTGGCTGTGTCTATaggaattttccttcttttactgTTGGTGATCTGTGGAATCGGGTGTGTTTGGCATTGGAAACACCAGAATACCATGCGATTTACCTTACCAAAGTTTTTGCaaaggaggagaagcaggaaaaaagaCTATACTAAAACTTTCTCCTTGAGTCCCCAGTTTATCGGCCCAAGGCATAAAACCTCAGTTCAAACTCAAGACCGCCATTCTGCTGGGAAGGACACTAACATCCATGACAACtatgaaaatgtgaaagtgtgtCCTCCCAAAGCTAAAGGAGAAACGGACAAGAAACTGTATGAAAATACTTGGCAGACCAATCCCGAGGAGCATATCTACGGAAATGAGACACCATGTGACTATTATAACTTCGAGAAGCCTAGTACTTCTGAAGCCCCTCAAGAGGAAGACATATATATTCTTCCAGATTCATATTAA
- the PLK2 gene encoding serine/threonine-protein kinase PLK2, with protein MELLRTITYQPAASTKMCEQALGKACGGDSKKKRLQPPPEEPQPPQPPAQVQPAAPHHHHHHSHSGAEISRIIVDPTTGKRYCRGKVLGKGGFAKCYEMTDLTNNKVYAAKIIPHSRVAKPHQREKIDKEIELHRILHHKHVVQFYHYFEDKENIYILLEYCSRRSMAHILKARKVLTEPEVRYYLRQIVSGLKYLHEQEILHRDLKLGNFFINEAMELKVGDFGLAARLEPLEHRRRTICGTPNYLSPEVLNKQGHGCESDIWALGCVMYTMLLGRPPFETTNLKETYRCIREARYTMPSSLLAPAKHLIASMLSKNPEDRPSLDDIIRHDFFLQGFTPDRLSSSCCHTVPDFHLSSPAKNFFKKAAAALFGGKKDKARYIDTHNKVSKEDEEIYKLRHDLKKTSITQQPSKHRTDEELQPPTTTVARSGTPAVENKQQIGDAIRMIVRGTLGSCSSSSECLEDSTMGSVADTVARVLRGCLENMPEADCIPKEQLSTSFQWVTKWVDYSNKYGFGYQLSDHTVGVLFNNGAHMSLLPDKKTVHYYAELGQCSVFQATDAPEQFISQVTVLKYFSHYMEENLMDGGDLPSVTDVRRPRLYLLQWLKSDKALMMLFNDGTFQVNFYHDHTKIIICSQNEEYLLTYINEDRISTTFRLTTLLMSGCSLELKNRMEYALNMLLQRCN; from the exons ATGGAGCTCTTACGGACTATCACCTACCAGCCGGCCGCCAGCACCAAGATGTGCGAGCAGGCGCTGGGCAAGGCTTGCGGCGGGGACTCGAAAAAGAAGCGGCTGCAGCCGCCCCCCGAGGAGCCGCAGCCGCCGCAGCCCCCGGCGCAGGTGCAGCCGGCGGCcccccaccatcatcaccaccactcgCACTCGGGGGCCGAGATCTCGCGGATTATCGTCGACCCCACGACGGGGAAGCGCTACTGCCGCGGCAAAGTGCTGGGAAAG GGTGGCTTTGCAAAATGCTACGAGATGACAGATTTGACTAACAACAAAGTCTACGCTGCAAAAATTATTCCTCACAGCAGAGTAGCCAAACCTCATCAAAGGGAAAAG aTTGACAAAGAAATAGAGCTTCACAGAATTCTCCATCACAAGCACGTCGTGCAGTTTTACCACTACTTCGAGgacaaagaaaacatttacatTCTTTTGGAATATTGCAGTAGAAGG tcCATGGCTCATATCTTGAAAGCAAGGAAGGTGTTGACAGAGCCAGAAGTCCGATATTACCTCAGGCAGATCGTGTCTGGACTAAAGTACCTTCATGAACAAGAAATCTTGCATAGAGATCTCAAACTAG GGAACTTTTTTATTAATGAAGCCATGGAACTAAAAGTTGGGGACTTTGGTTTGGCAGCCAGGCTGGAACCCTTGGAACACAGGAGAAG GACAATATGTGGTACCCCAAATTATCTTTCTCCTGAAGTCCTCAACAAACAAGGACATGGCTGTGAATCAGACATTTGGGCCTTAGGCTGTGTAAT GTATACAATGTTACTAGGAAGACCTCCATTTGAAACTACAAATCTGAAAGAAACTTACAGATGTATAAGAGAAGCAAGGTATACAATGCCCTCTTCATTGCTGGCTCCTGCTAAGCACTTAATAGCTAGCATGTTGTCCAAAAATCCAGAAGATCGTCCCAGTTTGGATGACATCATTCGACATGATTTCTTTTTGCAg GGCTTCACTCCAGATAGACTCTCTTCTAGCTGTTGTCACACAGTTCCAGATTTCCACTTGTCAAGCCCAGCTAAGAATTTCTTTAAGAAGGCAGCTGCTGCTCTTTTTGGTGGCAAAAAAGACAAAGCAAGATATATTGACACACATA ATAAAGTATCTAAAGAAGATGAAGAAATTTACAAGCTTAGGCATGATTTGAAAAAGACTTCGATAACTCAGCAACCCAGCAAACACAGGACAGATGAG GAACTCCAGCCACCTACCACTACAGTTGCCAGATCTGGAACACCCGCAGTGGAAAACAAGCAGCAGATTGGAGATGCTATTCGGATGATAGTCAGAGGAACTCTTGGCAGCTGCAGCAGTAGCAGTGAAT GCCTTGAGGACAGTACCATGGGAAGTGTCGCAGACACGGTGGCAAGAGTCCTTCGAGGATGTCTCGAAAACATGCCAGAAGCTGACTGCATCCCCAAAGAGCAACTGAGCACTTCCTTTCAGTGGGTCACCAAGTGGGTCGACTACTCTAATAAATACGGCTTTGGGTACCAGCTCTCAGACCACACCGTAGGAGTCCTTTTCAACAACGGTGCTCACATGAGCCTCCTTCCAGACAAAAA AACAGTTCACTATTATGCGGAGCTTGGCCAGTGCTCTGTTTTCCAAGCCACAGATGCCCCTGAACAATTCATTAGTCAAGTGACGGTGCTGAAATACTTCTCTCATTACATGGAGGAGAACCTCATGGAT GGTGGAGACCTGCCTAGTGTTACTGATGTTCGAAGACCTCGGCTCTACCTCCTTCAGTGGCTAAAATCTGATAAGGCCTTAATGATGCTCTTCAATGATGGCACCTTTCAG GTGAATTTCTACCATGATCATACAAAAATAATCATCTGTAGCCAAAATGAAGAATACCTTCTCACCTACATCAATGAGGACAGGATATCTACAACTTTTAGACTGACAACTCTGCTGATGTCTGGCTGTTCGTTAGAATTAAAAAATCGAATGGAATACGCTCTGAACATGCTCTTACAGAGGTGTAACTAG